The following proteins are co-located in the Bremerella cremea genome:
- the tkt gene encoding transketolase codes for MSISTTSIEQLSINAIRTLSMDAVQQANSGHPGTPMALAPIVYTLWNKHLKYDPANPHWHSRDRFVLSCGHASMLLYSTLHVAGVKKADGSSEPSITIDNIRNFRQLHSPCAGHPEVHEAAGIETTTGPLGQGVANSVGMAIAGQWQAARFDKPGCDLFGYNVYALCSDGDLMEGISTEAASIAGHLKLSNLCWIYDDNKITIEGNTELAFTEDIPAKFRALGWHVVEVADANDIDALDAAFTEFKNTTDKPTLIVVKSIIAWGAPTKANTHGAHGAPLGEDEIAATKKAYGWTYGKFEVPAEVYENFNENLGARGAKAKAKWDADFAKYSKENAEAAATWSAIMSGELPEGWDADIPSFPADAKGIATRVSGGKVLNAIAAKLPGMLGGSADLEPSTKTGLTFEGAGDFEPGTYCGRNFHFGIREHAMAAIGNGMTLCGLRPYVSTFFVFSDYLRPSLRLSAIMKAPLLYIFTHDSIGVGEDGPTHQPVEHLAAIRAIPNVAVFRPGDSNEVGACYKAAVELNDRPSVMVLTRQNLPTLDREKYACAGKSAKGAYVIADCEGTPEVLLMGTGSELSLVIEAYEKLTAEGVKARAVSVPCMELFYEQDAAYQKEVMPCEVTARVAVEAGIRQPWDRLLGFQGEFVGMSSFGASAPADELFPYFGITTDHVVKAAKKSMGS; via the coding sequence ATGTCTATTTCCACAACCAGTATTGAGCAACTTTCAATCAACGCCATCCGCACGCTGTCCATGGATGCGGTCCAGCAGGCCAACAGTGGTCACCCTGGAACACCAATGGCGTTGGCTCCCATCGTTTACACGCTCTGGAACAAGCACCTCAAATACGATCCCGCCAATCCCCATTGGCATTCGCGAGATCGCTTTGTTTTGTCGTGTGGTCATGCTTCGATGCTGCTTTACAGTACGTTGCATGTTGCTGGTGTGAAAAAGGCAGATGGTTCGAGTGAGCCATCGATCACAATCGACAACATTCGTAACTTCCGCCAGCTGCATAGCCCTTGTGCAGGTCACCCAGAAGTTCATGAAGCTGCCGGTATCGAAACCACCACCGGCCCCTTGGGCCAGGGTGTGGCCAACAGTGTCGGGATGGCAATTGCTGGGCAATGGCAAGCAGCTCGTTTCGACAAGCCAGGCTGCGATTTGTTTGGCTATAACGTCTACGCTTTGTGTAGCGACGGCGACTTGATGGAAGGCATCTCGACCGAAGCCGCGTCGATCGCCGGCCACTTGAAGCTCTCGAACCTGTGCTGGATTTACGACGACAACAAGATCACGATCGAAGGAAATACCGAGCTGGCATTCACGGAAGACATACCTGCCAAGTTCCGGGCATTGGGTTGGCATGTTGTTGAAGTCGCCGACGCCAACGATATCGATGCCTTGGATGCGGCATTTACCGAGTTCAAGAATACCACTGACAAACCGACGCTGATTGTCGTGAAGAGCATCATCGCTTGGGGCGCCCCGACCAAGGCGAACACCCATGGCGCTCACGGTGCCCCACTGGGTGAAGATGAAATCGCTGCCACTAAGAAGGCATACGGCTGGACGTATGGCAAGTTTGAGGTGCCGGCTGAGGTTTACGAGAACTTCAATGAGAACCTCGGTGCCCGTGGTGCCAAAGCCAAGGCAAAGTGGGACGCCGATTTCGCCAAGTACAGCAAAGAAAATGCGGAAGCTGCTGCTACCTGGTCCGCAATCATGTCTGGCGAACTGCCGGAAGGTTGGGACGCAGACATTCCTAGCTTCCCTGCCGATGCCAAGGGAATCGCAACACGGGTTTCCGGTGGTAAGGTCCTCAACGCGATTGCGGCCAAATTGCCAGGCATGTTGGGTGGCTCTGCTGACTTAGAGCCCTCGACCAAAACCGGTTTGACCTTCGAAGGGGCCGGCGATTTCGAGCCCGGTACTTATTGTGGTCGCAACTTCCACTTTGGAATTCGCGAACATGCGATGGCTGCTATCGGCAACGGAATGACACTTTGCGGACTGCGTCCTTATGTTTCGACGTTCTTCGTGTTTAGCGACTACCTGCGTCCTTCGCTCCGTTTGTCGGCGATCATGAAAGCTCCTTTGCTGTACATCTTCACGCACGACTCGATTGGTGTGGGAGAAGACGGCCCAACCCATCAACCGGTAGAGCATCTGGCAGCGATTCGGGCGATTCCGAACGTGGCGGTCTTCCGTCCAGGCGATTCGAACGAAGTGGGGGCTTGCTACAAAGCTGCCGTTGAGTTGAACGATCGCCCCTCGGTGATGGTGCTGACACGGCAGAACTTGCCGACCCTCGATCGCGAAAAGTACGCTTGTGCCGGCAAGTCGGCCAAGGGGGCCTATGTTATCGCCGATTGCGAAGGAACGCCGGAAGTGCTGCTGATGGGTACCGGAAGCGAGCTGTCTTTAGTGATCGAAGCTTACGAAAAGTTGACCGCTGAAGGGGTCAAGGCTCGGGCCGTCAGTGTGCCTTGCATGGAGCTGTTCTACGAGCAAGATGCCGCTTATCAGAAGGAAGTCATGCCGTGCGAAGTTACGGCACGCGTGGCGGTCGAGGCGGGGATTCGTCAGCCTTGGGATCGCTTGCTAGGCTTCCAGGGAGAATTCGTTGGCATGAGCAGTTTTGGAGCGAGTGCTCCGGCGGATGAGCTCTTCCCTTACTTTGGCATCACTACCGACCACGTCGTCAAGGCTGCCAAGAAGTCGATGGGTAGCTAA
- the bcp gene encoding thioredoxin-dependent thiol peroxidase, whose product MAEWVEEGSKAPSFTLLSDDGTKIKLADLKGSIVVLYFYPKDDTPGCTKEACAFRDRQSELTQQGVKVLGVSPDDQDSHVKFRDKFQLNFPLLVDKDHKVAEKYGAWREKNMYGKVSMGIQRSTFLIDADGKIAKVWKRVQVDGHDAKVLEAVAKLQG is encoded by the coding sequence ATGGCAGAATGGGTCGAAGAAGGTTCAAAAGCCCCCAGCTTCACACTCCTTTCCGACGACGGAACTAAAATTAAGCTTGCTGATCTGAAAGGATCGATTGTCGTTCTTTATTTCTATCCCAAAGACGACACTCCCGGCTGCACAAAGGAAGCATGCGCGTTCCGTGACCGTCAGAGCGAACTCACCCAGCAAGGCGTTAAAGTCCTCGGCGTTAGCCCGGACGACCAAGACAGTCACGTCAAATTCCGTGACAAGTTCCAGCTCAACTTTCCACTCTTAGTCGACAAAGATCACAAAGTGGCAGAAAAGTACGGGGCCTGGCGCGAGAAGAATATGTACGGCAAAGTCAGCATGGGCATCCAGCGCAGCACCTTCTTGATCGACGCCGACGGCAAGATCGCCAAAGTCTGGAAACGCGTCCAAGTCGACGGACACGACGCCAAGGTGCTAGAAGCGGTCGCCAAGCTCCAAGGCTAA
- a CDS encoding (2Fe-2S) ferredoxin domain-containing protein: protein MSKFTHHLFVCGKCKPSKRYGKGKTHDSGKLRAALKKEIKRLGLKAQVRANDSGCLDQCDDGQVVVIYPQAIWYGGVGVEDAERIIHETILAGNILEDLRIPDERLRCGKAKKAGSAAAESKQEN from the coding sequence ATGTCAAAGTTTACGCATCACCTATTCGTCTGCGGCAAATGCAAGCCATCGAAACGCTATGGCAAGGGCAAGACGCATGATTCGGGCAAGCTACGGGCAGCCTTGAAAAAAGAAATCAAGCGTCTGGGGCTCAAAGCTCAAGTGAGAGCTAACGACTCTGGCTGTCTCGATCAATGCGATGATGGCCAAGTTGTTGTGATCTATCCGCAAGCGATTTGGTATGGCGGCGTGGGCGTGGAAGATGCAGAGCGAATCATCCACGAAACTATCTTGGCAGGAAATATCTTAGAAGACTTACGGATTCCCGACGAACGACTGAGATGCGGCAAGGCGAAAAAAGCAGGTTCAGCTGCGGCGGAATCAAAGCAGGAAAACTAA
- a CDS encoding SlyX family protein — protein MTENSDVKRITTLEEKYAHLERIVADLNEVVIDQQKRIVKLETLLHRTDERIDQIHAALDQPRSANEERPPHY, from the coding sequence ATGACCGAAAATAGCGATGTCAAAAGAATTACAACGCTTGAAGAAAAATACGCCCACCTCGAGCGGATTGTTGCCGACCTGAACGAAGTGGTGATCGACCAGCAGAAGCGGATTGTAAAATTAGAAACGCTTCTACATCGTACCGACGAACGGATCGATCAAATACACGCAGCCTTGGATCAGCCACGCTCAGCTAACGAAGAACGCCCGCCACACTATTAA